The Merismopedia glauca CCAP 1448/3 DNA window GCATTATGTGTATTACACTATGCCAATCCTTAACCAGTACCTTCACTCCCATCTACCTGGTTAGACTAGATGAGCGAACTGGCAATGTTTTCATTTTGGCTGGCGATAGTATAGAAATAGATATCTATCGGAATGGTCGTTGGAGATTCTTATAATGAAGTCTGACTTTAACACAATGACTAAGGCTGAACTAAGAGCTTATCTGGTCGCTCATCCCAACGATCAGGCGGCTTTTTATGCCTTTGTCGATCGCTTTACATCTGAAGCATCTCCTGAAACGTTTCCCATGCCTCAATCTCAGGCTGAAATGGAGGAAACGGCTCAACTAATTCACCAAAAAGTGCAACAGATGAATATCCGTCATTAGGCAATAGAGATTAGTGAACCATGAGAGCGATCGCTTGTTCTTCGGTGGGCATAAGGAAAGCTTAATGATATGCTAGCACACTCTTCCATCGAGTATTATCCTGTATCAACCAAAGAAAACCAAAATCACAATTGAAGCAACTGGT harbors:
- a CDS encoding DUF6888 family protein; its protein translation is MLPTADQGIMCITLCQSLTSTFTPIYLVRLDERTGNVFILAGDSIEIDIYRNGRWRFL
- a CDS encoding DUF6887 family protein — protein: MKSDFNTMTKAELRAYLVAHPNDQAAFYAFVDRFTSEASPETFPMPQSQAEMEETAQLIHQKVQQMNIRH